The genome window TGTTCTCCACCATCCAGCGCTGGAACCCCTCCGCGATGGCGTGGTCCTCCGTGCACACGACGTAGACCTTGCGCGCCGAGCCGTACCTTTCCTTGGTGTAGGGTTGCTGGAGCACCAGGTCCTCCACGAACATGGAACTCGGCCGAAGCAGAGATGTCATGAGGGTCACGTCCTGCCGATAAAACGACACACCACAACGTCGTCAGCGAGGCTTCTGGGTTGTTTAAACAGTGGAAGATCTTAGCGAGGAAGGAGAAGATACTACAACATAACATAATAGGCCTTTTTTGTTATTTGACATGTCGTTTTTATCTGTTTTCTGTCAGGTTCTGTCTATATATGCGGCACGGCAACACCTGATGATGGGCGATGATGTGCTGAGCTGTTGATAGATTCGGGTGGTCCTtctagagagagaaaaaaaatatGGCTGTCCACAACGTGGAAAGGTACTGCTCGGCACTCGGCAGTTGGCATGCACACGGCACACCCTAGCAAACATTAATTTCAAAAAGATAAGCTAGAATCCTTTTAATAAGATTACGACTCATCCAAAACAGCTCCTATATCTCTCTCAAGCAACCATCCAAAACATACACTAACTTCATTCACTGTGTGCACGTCCAGACAGCGACGCCGACGACCGCTGACGCGCGACGGCGACCGCGGGTGGTGTGGCGGACGGACATGTTTGCCCTCTTTGATGCAGACAAGCTACAGATCGATTGAGTGACCGACTAACGTTTTCCCTTTCAGCTCGACTCGCACGAGCGGCGGAAAAAAAACGCAACTTTGACTCGCAGCGCACGAAAGGTACGGTAAACAGATGAGGATAGACGACGTACCTCGGGCGAGCAGAGCTGGGTGAACTTCTCTCGGATGATCCGGGGCCCGAACAGCATAGAGGTGGGGAGCTTGCCTTCGCCGTCCTGGGGTTTCAACTCTGTGTCCATCCACTCCAGCCACTTCCCCTCCACGAACTTCCCATCCGTTTCACAAACCAACCAAGAGGCCAGAGATAGACAAAACAATGATCAGGTCCTCTCTTTTCTCTGAACGAATCGATCGAGTATTAATATTGAAAGAAAACGCTGCTCGATACGGACAAGAAGCTAGCAGGCATCGGTACGTCATCGACCCATCGGCCGCACATCAAGAAAATGACACACACGCCAAGGATCGGAGGGGAGCCTTTCGAAtctagggagaaagcagcttgtgTGCCTCACCTTCTCCAGCACGTGCGACGGCCGCGCCGCGCAGTCGGGCATGAAGGCGCAGAGGAACACCACGGCGGCGACCTTGTCCGGGAACGTCTCGGCGGCCAGCGCGACGCTCAAGCCGCCGAGGCTGTGGCCCACGAGCACCACGCGATCCCCGTCCGGCAGCGACGCCAGGAGCTCCAGCAGCGGCCCCGTGTAGTCCC of Zea mays cultivar B73 chromosome 8, Zm-B73-REFERENCE-NAM-5.0, whole genome shotgun sequence contains these proteins:
- the LOC103636584 gene encoding salicylic acid-binding protein 2, translating into MDAPAAAAQGCGGKHIVLVHGACLGGWSWFKVAPALREVPTFRDYTGPLLELLASLPDGDRVVLVGHSLGGLSVALAAETFPDKVAAVVFLCAFMPDCAARPSHVLEKFVEGKWLEWMDTELKPQDGEGKLPTSMLFGPRIIREKFTQLCSPEDVTLMTSLLRPSSMFVEDLVLQQPYTKERYGSARKVYVVCTEDHAIAEGFQRWMVENSPVDEVREIVADHLVMLSRPSDLVRCLADIADKYA